A DNA window from Fragaria vesca subsp. vesca linkage group LG3, FraVesHawaii_1.0, whole genome shotgun sequence contains the following coding sequences:
- the LOC101297814 gene encoding probable galactinol--sucrose galactosyltransferase 1-like, which translates to MTVGAGITVEDGSLMVLGNKVLGEVHDNVFVTPASGGALVNGAFIGVESDQKGSRRVFPIGKLEGLRFMCVFRFKMWWMTQRMGSNGQDLPFETQFLIVETKEGGHFGEGSKNGGEESAVYTVFLPILEGDFRAVLQGNERNEIEICLESGDPDVDGFEGSHLVFVGAGSDPFDVITDTVKTVEKHLQTFHHRERKKMPDMLNWFGWCTWDAFYTDVTSEGLKQGLESFENGGVPPKFVIIDDGWQSVSMDSTGVGFLADNTANFANRLTNIKENHKFQKDGKEGHRVEDPSLGLRHIVSEIKEKHALKYAYVWHAITGYWGGVRPGVSEMEHYDSKLAFPVSSPGVESNEPCDAFNSIAKNGLGLVNPEKVFHFYDELHSYLASAGIDGVKVDVQNILETLGAGHGGRVKLARKYHQALEASIARNFPDNGIISCMSHNTDGLYSAKRSAVIRASDDFWPRDPASHTIHIASVAYNTVFLGEFMQPDWDMFHSLHPMAEYHGAARAVGGCAIYVSDKPGQHDFDLLRKLVLTDGSILRAKLPGRPTRDCLFSDPARDGKSLLKIWNLNDFTGVVGVFNCQGAGWCKVGKTNLIHDLEPGTVTGVIRAKDVDFLPKVAHEKWTGDAVIYSHLGGEVIYLPKDASRPVTLKSREYEVFTVVPAKKLSDGVTFAPIGLIKMFNSGGAIKEYESKSSTTVDMKVHGSGLFGAYSSARPKRITVDSEETEFGYEVESGLLTIDLRVPEKELYFWNITIEL; encoded by the exons ATGACGGTTGGGGCTGGAATAACAGTTGAAGATGGAAGTTTGATGGTGTTGGGGAACAAGGTGTTGGGTGAAGTGCATGACAACGTTTTTGTGACTCCGGCCTCCGGTGGCGCATTGGTCAATGGCGCCTTCATCGGAGTCGAGTCTGATCAGAAGGGTAGCCGGAGAGTGTTTCCGATCGGCAAGCTCGA GGGGTTGCGGTTTATGTGTGTATTTCGGTTTAAGATGTGGTGGATGACGCAGAGGATGGGGAGTAATGGTCAAGATCTGCCGTTTGAGACTCAGTTTTTGATTGTGGAGACAAAGGAAGGTGGTCATTTTGGTGAGGGAAGCAAAAATGGAGGGGAGGAATCTGCTGTGTACACGGTTTTCTTGCCGATTCTTGAGGGGGATTTCAGGGCTGTTCTTCAGGGGAATGAACGTAATGAGATTGAAATCTGCCTAGAAAGTG GAGATCCTGATGTTGATGGATTTGAGGGTAGTCATTTGGTTTTTGTTGGGGCTGGATCAGACCCATTTGATGTCATCACAGATACTGTCAA GACTGTGGAGAAGCATTTACAGACATTTCATCATCGTGAGCGAAAGAAG ATGCCAGACATGTTGAACTGGTTTGGCTGGTGTACATGGGATGCTTTCTATACTGATGTCACTTCAGAGGGTCTAAAGCAAGGGTTAGAGAG CTTTGAAAATGGTGGAGTCCCTCCAAAGTTTGTTATTATCGATGATGGGTGGCAATCAGTTAGTATGGATTCCACTGGTGTTGGCTTCTTAGCTGATAACACAGCAAA CTTTGCAAACAGATTGACAAATATAAAAGAGAATCACAAATTTCAAAAAGATGGTAAAGAGGGTCACAGAGTAGAGGATCCATCTTTGGGCCTTCGCCACATTGTATCTGAAATTAAGGAAAAACATGCCTTGAA GTATGCTTATGTGTGGCATGCTATAACTGGTTACTGGGGTGGAGTTCGACCAGGTGTTTCCGAAATGGAACACTATGACTCCAAGTTGGCCTTCCCTGTTTCATCTCCAGGGGTTGAGTCCAATGAGCCTTGTGATGCCTTTAACAGCATTGCCAAAAATGGCCTTGGCCTTGTGAATCCTGAGAAAGTTTTCCACTTCTATGATGAGCTCCACTCTTATCTTGCATCAGCAGGAATTGATGGGGTTAAAGTTGATGTTCAAAACATTCTTGAAACTTTAGGGGCAGGCCATGGTGGAAGGGTGAAACTTGCAAGAAAATACCATCAGGCATTAGAAGCGTCTATTGCAAGAAACTTTCCTGACAATGGTATCATTTCTTGTATGAGCCACAATACAGACGGTTTATACAG TGCGAAGAGGTCAGCTGTTATAAGGGCATCAGATGATTTCTGGCCTCGAGATCCTGCATCACACACAATTCATATTGCATCAGTTGCTTATAACACTGTTTTTCTTGGAGAATTCATGCAGCCAGATTGGGATATGTTTCAT AGCTTACACCCGATGGCTGAATATCATGGAGCAGCTCGTGCAGTAGGAGGATGTGCAATTTATGTCAG TGACAAGCCTGGGCAGCATGACTTCGATCTTCTAAGGAAGCTTGTACTCACTGATGGCTCTATCTTGAGGGCTAAACTACCAGGAAGACCAACAAGGGATTGCTTATTCTCTGATCCTGCTCGAGATGGGAAAAG TCTTCTAAAGATATGGAATCTGAATGATTTTACCGGAGTTGTGGGAGTCTTTAACTGCCAGGGAGCTGGCTGGTGTAAGGTTGGAAAGACGAACCTCATCCATGACCTAGAGCCAGGCACAGTTACCGGGGTTATCAGGGCTAAAGATGTCGATTTTCTGCCCAAGGTTGCACATGAGAAATGGACTGGGGATGCTGTCATATATTCCCATCTTGGTG GAGAGGTGATATATCTTCCCAAGGATGCATCTCGGCCAGTTACCCTGAAATCCCGAGAGTATGAAGTTTTTACAGTGGTTCCTGCTAAGAAATTGTCTGATGGTGTAACATTTGCTCCCATCGGCCTAATCAAGATGTTCAACTCTGGAGGAGCCATAAAAGAATATGAATCTAAAAGCAGTACAACAGTTGACATGAAAGTTCATGGGTCTGGCCTATTCGGAGCCTATTCATCAGCTAGACCAAAGAGGATAACAGTTGATTCGGAGGAAACTGAGTTCGGATATGAAGTTGAATCGGGTTTGCTCACCATTGACTTGAGAGTTCCAGAGAAAGAATTGTACTTTTGGAACATCACCATTGAACTTTGA
- the LOC101292293 gene encoding oleosin 5-like: MEGRHQQQGQGIGLVQGRHQQQASGTVVVVASVTGLAIGGSLLGLMGFSFLASLTLLLFISPLLLIFSPLLLFTAFVFVGSLAGFAAAATMALTGMSALGWIYQEVGGQRLLGFGGVDTASRVKEQGRLTI, translated from the coding sequence ATGGAGGGTCGACATCAACAACAGGGTCAGGGCATTGGTCTGGTTCAGGGTCGGCATCAACAGCAGGCATCTGGCACCGTGGTGGTTGTGGCATCCGTCACTGGCTTAGCCATTGGAGGGTCACTTCTTGGCTTGATGGGGTTCAGCTTCTTGGCATCATTGACACTACTACTCTTCATCTCCCCACTCTTGTTGATCTTCAGTCCTCTCCTGTTGTTCACTGCGTTTGTGTTTGTGGGATCACTTGCCGGGTTTGCTGCAGCTGCCACCATGGCTCTCACCGGCATGTCTGCTCTGGGGTGGATTTATCAGGAGGTTGGAGGCCAGAGGCTTCTGGGTTTTGGCGGCGTCGATACGGCAAGTAGAGTGAAGGAGCAAGGGAGACTGACAATATGA
- the LOC101296940 gene encoding F-box/kelch-repeat protein At3g06240-like, protein MIWNPSIRKSVILPKPGLRYETFGGYNACHGFAFDAIIKDYKVVRIVEEEPRDQTFVEVYSLAAGSWSDSRLVDPQCGINIGSPQAFVNGALHWDAHRFRSSSYRYFILAFDVSSELFREMMLPKSLDPNLASFLSLQLSVSGDGKSLAMFVRDSTRSSFLDIWVMKEYSVQESWTKLYSIYPQDPADSLLRPLCFRKSGEVVLEIYRRRYGEIKTGIELFSLDLVSGQLEPLGISRYHYHTMDPYHESIVLLDRNDAIFC, encoded by the coding sequence ATGATATGGAATCCGTCTATAAGAAAGTCAGTGATCCTTCCCAAGCCTGGCCTTAGATATGAGACTTTTGGTGGGTATAATGCTTGTCATGGGTTCGCATTTGATGCCATTATCAAAGACTATAAGGTTGTGAGGATTGTCGAGGAGGAACCTAGGGATCAAACATTTGTGGAGGTTTATTCATTAGCTGCAGGCTCGTGGAGTGACTCTAGGCTTGTTGATCCCCAATGTGGAATAAATATAGGCTCACCCCAGGCTTTTGTTAATGGGGCTCTTCACTGGGATGCACACCGTTTTAGAAGTAGCTCATATCGCTATTTTATACTGGCATTTGATGTGAGCAGCGAGTTATTTCGGGAGATGATGTTGCCAAAGAGTTTGGACCCGAATTTGGCCAGTTTCTTGTCATTGCAATTGTCTGTATCTGGAGATGGAAAATCCCTTGCTATGTTCGTGAGAGATTCTACAAGAAGTTCTTTTCTTGATATATGGGTGATGAAAGAGTATTCTGTGCAGGAGTCGTGGACCAAATTGTACAGTATCTATCCACAAGATCCAGCGGACAGTTTACTCAGACCACTATGTTTTAGGAAGAGTGGTGAAGTAGTGTTGGAAATATATCGTCGCCGGTATGGAGAGATAAAAACTGGAATTGAATTATTTTCACTAGACCTTGTGAGTGGACAACTCGAGCCTCTTGGCATTTCTAGATATCATTATCACACCATGGATCCTTACCATGAGAGCATTGTCTTACTTGACAGAAATGATGCGATCTTTTGCTGA
- the LOC101297520 gene encoding uncharacterized protein LOC101297520, with amino-acid sequence MVAAAAAAAATLLPSHIWSCSHYQSPKLNPSFPLCHRSKRSLTLTLVSSAHTLTPPEPPPISTFPQTLLRFAASAALLLGLGLSCCVASAHCSPLPVGQPPPALHDQATDDNGNLESAFETWKSKTYALTVPLTVAALRGSVPPSWIKDFMQSQGKRSKLQLKSHASLEGVFSELSIAFSKGNVRPSSVAAADVVSIGDSWLGHAINKGLIEPIQGVEDQDWYKGLSDRWKVYLRRNSEGRIDPDGKIWAAPYRWGCIVIAYKKTKFRKHNVAPITDWADLWRPELSGRISMIDSPREVIGAVLKHMGTSYNTQDIHLQVDGGRDAVRQNLASLGKQVRLFDSAHYLKAFAVGDVWVAVGWSSDVLPVAKRVSDVAVIVPKSGTSIWADMWATPAVSRLETNQIGGRVRGPSPLIHQWIDFCLQTARAIPFKQEVIPGASPSALDSAPAVVSEELTKGKPRLDTNLIAGVPPPEILARCEFLEPLSDSTLSDYQWLIDSMQKSKHGLVPSINFNISSLIQNLWLKLHAIL; translated from the exons ATGGTGGCGGCTGCTGCTGCTGCTGCTGCTACATTGCTGCCATCACACATCTGGTCATGTTCCCATTACCAAAGCCCTAAGCTGAACCCCTCCTTCCCTCTCTGCCATCGCTCCAAGCGTAGCCTCACTCTCACACTTGTCTCTTCTGCTCACACTCTCACTCCGCCAGAGCCACCGCCTATCTCCACCTTCCCCCAGACCTTGCTTCGATTTGCCGCATCCGCTGCCCTTCTTCTTGGGCTTGGCCTCAGCTGCTGTGTTGCCTCGGCCCACTGTTCTCCTCTTCCTGTAGGCCAGCCTCCTCCAGCGCTACATGATCAAG CTACGGATGATAATGGCAATTTAGAATCGGCATTTGAAACTTGGAAGTCCAAGACATACGCTTTGACTGTCCCCTTGACAGTAGCTGCTCTACGTGGCTCTGTACCTCCTTCATGGATCAAG GATTTTATGCAGTCTCAAGGGAAAAGATCAAAGCTTCAACTCAAGTCTCATGCAAGTCTCGAGGGCGTGTTTTCGGAGCTCTCAATAGCCTTTAGCAAAGGCAATGTTCGGCCGTCATCTGTTGCGGCTGCTGATGTAGTTAGTATTGGGGACTCTTGGCTCGGTCATGCCATTAACAAGGGTCTAATTGAGCCAATTCAGGGGGTAGAAGACCAGGATTGGTATAAAGGATTGAGTGACAGATGGAAA GTATATTTACGCAGGAACTCTGAGGGGAGAATTGACCCTGATGGTAAAATATGGGCTGCTCCATATCGGTGGGGCTGCATTGTGATAGCATACAAAAAAACCAAATTTAGAAAGCATAATGTGGCTCCTATAACG GACTGGGCAGATTTATGGCGACCTGAACTTTCAGGGAGGATTTCAATGATTGATTCTCCTAGAGAGGTTATCGGTGCTGTCCTGAAGCATATGGGAACATCCTACAACACACAAGACATCCATTTGCAAGTTGACGGTGGGAGAGATGCTGTAAGGCAAAATCTGGCTTCACTTGGAAAACAG GTCCGACTATTTGACAGTGCACACTATTTGAAAGCATTTGCTGTCGGAGATGTGTGGGTAGCTGTTGGGTGGAGCAGTGATGTTCTTCCTGTTGCCAAACGCGTGTCTGATGTTGCAGTAATTGTTCCGAAATCTGGAACTAGTATATGGGCTGATATGTGG GCTACCCCTGCTGTCTCTCGACTTGAAACAAATCAAATAGGGGGGCGAGTTAGAGGGCCATCTCCACTCATTCATCAGTGGATAGACTTCTGCTTGCAAACTGCTAGAGCAATCCCTTTTAAGCAGGAAGTAATCCCAGGTGCCTCCCCCTCTGCACTTGATAGTGCTCCAGCTGTAGTTTCAGAAGAGTTAACCAAGGGTAAGCCAAGACTGGACACAAACCTCATCGCCGGAGTACCGCCGCCTGAGATTTTGGCAAGATGTGAATTTTTGGAGCCGTTATCTGACTCCACACTATCAGATTATCAGTGGCTAATAGATAGTATGCAGAAATCAAAACATGGTTTGGTCCCTAGTATAAATTTTAATATATCATCATTGATTCAAAATCTGTGGTTGAAGCTGCATGCAATACTATGA
- the LOC101292004 gene encoding F-box protein CPR30-like — MSDYLPQEVISEIFLRLPVKSLVIFTSVCKSWGSIIKSLSFIQAHLSHRISFNDLHDTHLLLLHGVSLISYRSDFGLEDSFYGLKREVYSLHYDNLAFTEYCKIAFHHIPIADRKMSNECFRVVGICNGLIFLADDISHSGYKFIIWNPVIRKLVTLPKPGLTFETHGRYNACHGFAFDASTNDYKAVRLSKFGFVGDTANQTYVEVYSLASGSWSEPKLVDIDPLCAINRCSPQAFVNPLHWDARSLSLTSISYRCFILAFDVSPDRKSLAMFITNPNVEEDLHLDIWEMKEYAVQESWTKLITLRPQGPLQSGDVALVCLCSAVSTIFCLNSWWMLDGPF, encoded by the exons ATGTCAGATTATCTTCCTCAGGAAGTGATATCTGAAATCTTTCTTAGACTACCCGTTAAGTCTTTGGTCATATTCACCTCGGTCTGCAAGTCATGGGGGTCTATTATTAAGAGTTTGAGCTTTATTCAAGCCCACCTGAGCCACAGAATCAGCTTCAATGACCTCCATGACACTCACCTCCTACTACTCCACGGGGTTTCCTTAATTAGTTATCGCAGCGACTTTGGCTTGGAGGATTCCTTCTATGGGCTGAAAAGAGAGGTTTACTCTTTGCATTATGATAACCTTGCTTTTACTGAGTACTGCAAGATAGCATTTCATCATATTCCAATTGCTGATAGGAAAATGAGTAATGAGTGTTTCCGTGTGGTCGGCATTTGTAATGGGCTGATATTCCTTGCAGATGATATATCGCATTCTGGTTACAAGTTCATTATATGGAATCCGGTTATAAGAAAGTTGGTAACCCTTCCTAAGCCTGGCCTTACATTCGAGACTCATGGTAGATATAATGCTTGTCATGGGTTTGCATTTGATGCTAGTACCAATGACTATAAGGCTGTGAGGCTTTCCAAATTTGGGTTTGTGGGGGATACTGCGAATCAAACATATGTGGAGGTTTATTCATTAGCTTCAGGCTCATGGAGTGAACCAAAGTTGGTTGATATTGATCCTCTTTGTGCTATAAATAGATGCTCACCCCAGGCTTTTGTTAATCCCCTTCATTGGGATGCACGCAGTTTGAGTTTGACAAGTATCTCATATCGCTGTTTTATACTGGCATTTGATGTAAGCC CTGATAGAAAATCCCTTGCTATGTTCATCACAAATCCTAATGTAGAAGAAGATTTGCATCTTGATATATGGGAGATGAAAGAGTATGCTGTGCAGGAGTCTTGGACCAAATTAATTACTCTCCGTCCACAAGGTCCATTGCAGAGTGGTGATGTAGCGTTG GTTTGTCTTTGTAGTGCGGTATCAACAATCTTTTGCTTGAACAGCTGGTGGATGTTGGATGGACCCTTCTAA
- the LOC101297227 gene encoding cytochrome c oxidase assembly protein COX15-like, producing the protein MSTVASVGVESKEGLKLLVNGGPRAQRIVGTWLFTSAAWVFSMVILGGITRLTRSGLSMTDWKFTGGLPPLSDEDWLVEFEKYKQSPEYKRVNKGMSIEKFKFIYWMEYAHRMWGRALGVMFALPFSYFLSKGYITLPLGLRLSALFGLGAGQGLIGWWMVKSGLEEPASEYAQPRVSPYRLAAHLTSAFAIYCGLLWTGLSVMMPEPPSKSVAWVHGAAKVKRLALPVSLLVGVTAVSGAFVAGNDAGHAYNTFPKMGDTWIPEDVLDMKPLIRNFFENTSTVQLDHRILATATLASIGALWWTTRKFDTHPIVRSLIRTTLSMAALQVTLGVSTLLSYVPVELGTAHQAGALTLLTLMILLNHTVRKPSPFFLKSLPQASKKI; encoded by the exons ATGTCTACTGTGGCTTCCGTAGGTGTTGAAAGTAAGGAGGGACTGAAGCTTCTAGTAAATGGAGGACCACGCGCTCAGAGAATTGTTGGCACTTGGCTTTTTACCTCTGCTGCTTGGGTATTCAGTATGGTGATACTTGGCGGTATTACACGTTTAACGCGATCAGGTCTATCAATGACTGATTGGAAGTTTACTGGGGGCCTTCCTCCTCTATCAGATGAGGATTGGTTGGTTGAGTTTGAGAAGTACAAGCAGTCCCCTGAGTATAAACG TGTAAACAAAGGGATGAGTATTGAAAAATTCAAATTTATATACTGGATGGAATATGCACATCGTATGTGGGGAAGGGCATTGGGTGTCATGTTCGCATTGCCATTCTCATATTTTCTCAGTAAAGGGTATATCACCTTACCACTTGGATTAAGACTCTCTGCTCTGTTTGGCCTTGGTGCTGGTCAGGGTCTAATTGGCTGGTGGATGGTTAAAAGTGGTTTAGAG GAACCAGCCTCTGAATATGCTCAGCCAAGAGTAAGCCCTTACCGTCTTGCAGCTCATCTTACTTCAGCCTTTGCTATATACTGTGGGCTTTTATGGACTGGTCTTTCTGTTATGATGCCTGAACCACCTTCTAAATCAGTAGCTTGGGTTCATGGGGCAGCAAAAGTAAAGAGACTGGCTCTTCCTGTCAGCTTGCTTGTTGGAGTTACTGCTGTTTCTGGTGCATTTGTTGCCGGGAATGATGCT GGGCATGCTTATAACACTTTTCCAAAGATGGGAGACACATGGATCCCTGAAGATGTTCTTGACATGAAACCACTAATCCGGAACTTCTTTGAGAATACATCTACTGTGCAG CTCGACCATCGAATCCTTGCAACCGCAACTTTAGCTTCGATTGGCGCCCTGTGGTGGACAACAAGGAAGTTCGACACACACCCTATAGTTCGTTCTTTGATCAGAACCACTCTCAGCATGGCTGCCCTTCAG GTCACACTTGGAGTATCCACACTTCTGTCCTATGTGCCTGTTGAGCTAGGAACCGCACATCAAGCTGGAGCTTTGACTCTCTTGACCTTAATGATCCTTCTGAATCACACAGTCCGCAAGCCATCACCTTTCTTTCTTAAATCTCTGCCTCAGGCGTCCAAGAAAATCTAG